The Bacteroidales bacterium genome includes a window with the following:
- the prfH gene encoding peptide chain release factor H: protein MDRIYLQVTSGRGPAECCRVVAKVLEIILAEAKRNGYSAEVAEHEEGELNRTLFSALVLIQGPNLTKFIRSWEGTVLWISRSPYRKFHKRKNWFVGVQKLDIPEKMNYDERDIRFQTLKASGPGGQHVNKTESAVRAIHVLSGISVIASDSRSQLQNKRLALERLLIKLAAREQEKALVLTQDSWQNHNLLQRGNPIRVFKAELNT from the coding sequence ATGGATAGAATATACTTACAGGTCACATCGGGGCGCGGTCCAGCCGAATGTTGCCGTGTAGTCGCCAAAGTATTGGAAATCATCCTTGCGGAAGCAAAGAGAAATGGTTATTCGGCGGAAGTCGCGGAGCACGAGGAAGGCGAACTGAACCGTACGCTTTTTTCGGCGTTGGTACTCATACAGGGACCCAACCTTACGAAATTTATCCGTTCGTGGGAAGGAACTGTCCTGTGGATTTCCCGTAGCCCGTACCGTAAATTTCACAAAAGGAAAAATTGGTTCGTGGGTGTTCAAAAGCTTGATATTCCTGAAAAAATGAATTATGATGAACGGGATATCCGTTTTCAGACCTTGAAAGCTTCTGGCCCCGGCGGACAACATGTCAATAAGACAGAATCAGCGGTAAGAGCTATCCATGTTCTTTCGGGAATCAGTGTCATTGCTTCGGACAGCCGTTCACAGTTGCAAAACAAACGTCTGGCTTTGGAACGCCTGTTAATAAAACTGGCTGCAAGGGAACAGGAAAAGGCCCTTGTCTTGACACAGGATAGCTGGCAAAACCATAACTTGTTGCAACGGGGAAACCCGATAAGGGTTTTCAAAGCAGAATTGAATACCTGA
- a CDS encoding tandem-95 repeat protein yields the protein MGFREDKNGCVFFRQNILIVIFCFISHYAIAIPVITNVQARSGDTGCGNDGRITITATGTGTLFYAVKKTTDATYSSRQTGNVFDGLMSGTYKVMVYDDNGQTESTNSYTLNNKSNTSLFEITTPPQVTVDVISCEETGKITVKGQKGSNPYTYRILSGPTSKPDIVTNSSNAQSFTGLATGTYNIMLFDACGTTYYLNNIDVRSNNLGSSDLNVFEFNGPVTYTGGYCGITFTRDRSYIFLTNAGGDTLFMHGGNEVPSGSAMPVRLEYPAGSGNYTAWNNNLTSFSIPSGTYQADETAYRIQMRNPCNASDIVTSPIYHLIYPYDWRRTVCGYELFRQIPNYTCNGNVLLQLVNTVNSGQQFSFMWNGSGDAYTLDFSGIPDGTYHTSITTIHGTYPTADLTVEQEDYMDVGLVDDVVNYPMNRGCDFSTVGLRTTKVPSTNTIPITYTILSGPMNRPAVTGTQNMTLWDDLVEGTYTIRIDRGACGVNIVEYHVQPPVSGFDAMVSYTGGYICGLYRITGKGWYLDPDGNISDSDISYGVSVFDANTGIFMGTAATNVLGNMSFESAVDVPPGTYRVSFASSAPTTASCRYIDRYITISEPDLLTIDPTISGGLICADGYGTLHIGVTGGSGQPVYYRIRPAASQNENDYTAYQLSPDFYVQAGDYTVQVHDGCGSDSRNVSLTAGSVDANIIVAGTACEGTDVTLSLQVIGQITDVLWTLPGGGQLSGRTVTIRNLSSGDIGEYSVTFNSGGCSWTESVTLVVHPKPEFEFEAMMSTCQPVDLQSLNTISGDVSGLTMSYLNDRYTPVANPSLVETGTYHIIGTSSYGCMDTSTVSITVNPLATAGIIIANPVEKCTGLETTLTAAPLTSANIDHPVFRWYAGQDTDEVLHTGTDYALGIINVNVITTFDYYVSVSGDNYCENPKGSRKQVTLTVYPKPVVQIQTPGDINNLCHNSTIALNTTVTGGSAITWYGWYDRTEDVSNTVQFAPGPLSANVIYNPDPSEAGDVTKLYVRVYDRVCGYVADTIRIRVFPLPTDMGLELVEQPVTFQEMCEDTVYILKVKATDIGDLSNIKVRLDDVNATGIAIKDADVKYPYVSGAWETMDIIDSDVTGVTWSIDNLLPSGDSLQVRITVAAECGFFSGTNVDFYLDATSSCGDDLPQKVISSDPFFTKQDISQLNTYDVTSTFNTGIITNQTGDTVTWRLQAVVHGIQQTDEDKETFVALVPAGLTPVPDSYNPVQNAPDRTSLSYIDDEFGIEFGLPMVSGLVEGDVIIAEFKFLATGAPCGTYDFYSEVVFTDSIDCGADRCTFNSTRGGVYPTLTVERYQFSLADSIYGRTIDNLWYGNIHVELETQFFAGDSVTIDFYIDRDNDGILSSADTLVRTIYDVTRNLSPGEIFGVNFDSVYIEQEKPLLVEIHGDALCEPFIFPVATLMGVDTLCRLDTTLYYTTSGMSNYKWDVITPDGISGATPVRIPLEGSSETNYINENVARIVWKKAGDYTVWAQYSLPAGPLREIDRTFFPIKVNERPVVALTGSHDTTICIGAQVELGQFFTETTGVGKLLFYRVESDGNLTFLSDQLPLYVNPVDTALYRVTAIAGPSGCEAENFIDFYVNVNRMPHIWSVNVNEQPGCGTNTGSIKVYVTGGSSNYAYSLNGTTYTDLPADGIIGNLQAGDYHLYVRNRNWGGCPVSISESVSLSPSNSGLHASALVTDASSCTTTDGTIQLTVNGGIPPYRYRVNDGSYVSLPADGIIGTGFAAGEYTIRVLDVTNCATTPGIVQVKASSGINLVLNQQTAAACTADGLMDIVLSGGTPPYSYRPGGEGWVPMDGISETILLPAGTYKIFAKDANGCETSATGTLAGTNGLSADLIETVNVPCNGNGTGSIRLNISGTGPLKYSLDGGLTQLPAASGEFMIPDLPVGIYQVLIFDANGCQFRFESIHIGKDPDFAQAVDNRVYTYMNQSVKGQLSYDDYDFNQQALTVNGYSRARNGDILITPSGSFEYTPYTDYVGKDSVQYSIANICGFQSTAWLFINILSVNDTVNRPPIALDDDYVIKMGQSLLNFDVTTNDYDPDGDPLTTPVVMVQVLRGRLTQNGDGTFNYSPNANFTGVDIFTYRICDSKETCSTAQVHITVLPVEVFDNQIVALPDAYSVMKFDTLKVLDVSVGILNNDIYPENSIPTITITDSTAFGKLEMNHSDGTFVYTPNKDYSGFDGFSYALCTNTSAKCDTARVSIFIMERDCQVTYLIEDTISLCSNDSVNVAALILPGSLNVDTIAFFADRLHHTPVTEEYIKTAGDYYIRITSIFGCNVSDSVYIKVIPGPQPVISTGSDNACTDDRVLFITGDNFKSYQWNIVSGSGGIMDGTGTTNTEYFTWSVEGIKEVSVTVTADNNCMGTSIKTIEIVPRSETGPLYRVPNR from the coding sequence ATGGGCTTTAGGGAGGATAAAAATGGGTGTGTTTTTTTCAGGCAAAATATATTAATAGTAATATTCTGTTTCATATCGCATTATGCTATAGCTATACCTGTTATCACGAATGTCCAGGCCAGATCGGGCGATACTGGTTGCGGCAACGATGGCAGGATAACCATTACGGCTACCGGGACCGGGACTTTGTTTTATGCCGTAAAAAAAACTACGGATGCCACATATTCTTCGAGACAAACCGGTAATGTTTTTGACGGTCTCATGTCCGGAACATATAAAGTGATGGTGTATGATGATAATGGTCAGACCGAATCGACGAATTCTTATACTTTAAATAATAAAAGCAACACTTCACTATTTGAGATTACCACGCCGCCACAGGTAACTGTTGATGTTATTTCCTGTGAAGAGACCGGGAAGATCACCGTTAAGGGACAGAAGGGAAGCAATCCTTATACTTATCGTATATTGAGCGGACCTACATCTAAACCTGATATTGTTACCAATTCAAGTAATGCGCAAAGTTTTACCGGATTAGCTACCGGTACTTATAATATTATGCTGTTTGATGCCTGCGGAACAACCTATTACCTGAATAATATAGATGTCCGTTCGAATAATCTGGGAAGCAGCGACCTGAATGTTTTTGAATTTAACGGACCGGTCACATACACAGGGGGGTATTGCGGGATTACATTTACCCGCGACCGCTCTTATATATTTTTAACCAATGCCGGAGGTGATACTTTATTTATGCATGGAGGTAATGAGGTACCTTCAGGTTCTGCTATGCCGGTACGACTGGAATATCCTGCCGGGTCGGGTAATTATACCGCCTGGAATAACAACCTCACAAGTTTCTCCATACCATCAGGTACCTACCAGGCAGACGAAACGGCATATAGGATACAAATGAGAAATCCGTGCAATGCTTCCGATATTGTGACATCTCCCATATATCATTTGATCTATCCATATGATTGGAGACGTACAGTATGCGGTTATGAACTTTTCAGGCAAATACCCAATTATACATGCAATGGAAATGTATTATTGCAACTTGTGAACACGGTTAATTCTGGGCAACAGTTTTCATTTATGTGGAATGGGTCAGGCGACGCCTATACATTGGATTTTTCGGGCATACCTGATGGTACCTATCATACTAGTATTACTACAATACATGGTACCTATCCGACAGCTGACCTGACAGTAGAGCAGGAAGACTATATGGATGTCGGGCTGGTTGATGATGTTGTGAACTATCCGATGAACCGGGGATGTGATTTTTCTACCGTGGGATTGCGGACAACAAAAGTGCCATCCACCAATACTATTCCTATTACATATACGATCCTTTCCGGTCCCATGAACAGGCCAGCCGTTACCGGCACACAAAATATGACCCTGTGGGACGATCTGGTAGAGGGGACTTATACGATTCGGATTGACCGTGGCGCTTGTGGTGTCAATATTGTGGAATACCATGTACAGCCTCCCGTTTCAGGGTTTGATGCCATGGTTTCATATACAGGAGGATATATTTGCGGATTGTATAGAATTACAGGAAAGGGATGGTACCTGGATCCTGACGGAAATATTTCCGATTCGGACATCAGCTACGGGGTATCTGTTTTTGATGCCAATACAGGTATATTTATGGGGACAGCGGCCACGAACGTTTTAGGAAATATGTCATTCGAATCTGCTGTGGATGTGCCTCCGGGAACATACCGGGTGTCTTTTGCCAGCAGTGCCCCAACTACTGCATCATGCCGTTATATCGACAGGTATATCACTATTTCAGAACCTGATCTGTTAACTATTGATCCCACCATTTCAGGAGGTTTGATATGTGCGGACGGATATGGAACTTTACATATCGGCGTTACCGGAGGGAGCGGACAGCCTGTATATTATCGTATCAGGCCTGCAGCCTCGCAAAATGAAAATGATTATACGGCCTACCAATTGTCTCCTGATTTTTATGTACAAGCCGGTGATTATACCGTGCAGGTGCATGACGGTTGCGGCTCCGACTCCCGGAATGTTTCATTAACAGCAGGGTCGGTAGATGCGAACATTATAGTGGCCGGAACGGCATGCGAAGGAACAGATGTAACATTAAGTTTACAGGTTATAGGACAAATAACGGATGTATTGTGGACACTGCCTGGCGGCGGTCAGCTATCGGGGCGAACAGTTACAATACGGAACCTTTCTTCCGGCGATATAGGCGAATATTCTGTTACTTTTAATTCCGGGGGCTGTTCATGGACTGAATCTGTAACGCTTGTGGTACATCCGAAACCTGAATTTGAATTTGAAGCAATGATGTCGACCTGTCAACCGGTTGACTTGCAGAGCCTGAACACCATATCAGGTGATGTCTCCGGGTTGACAATGTCGTATCTCAATGATCGTTACACACCTGTTGCAAATCCATCCCTGGTGGAAACAGGAACTTATCACATTATCGGGACAAGCAGTTATGGATGTATGGATACCTCAACCGTTTCCATAACAGTCAATCCTCTTGCTACAGCAGGGATCATTATAGCCAATCCGGTGGAAAAATGTACCGGTTTGGAAACAACACTTACAGCAGCGCCATTGACATCTGCAAATATTGATCATCCTGTATTCCGTTGGTATGCGGGGCAGGATACGGATGAGGTACTGCATACAGGTACTGATTATGCGTTGGGTATCATCAATGTAAATGTAATCACTACTTTTGATTATTATGTTTCAGTATCGGGCGATAATTATTGTGAAAATCCGAAAGGAAGCCGTAAACAAGTAACCTTAACCGTATATCCGAAACCTGTTGTACAGATACAGACACCGGGTGATATCAATAATTTGTGCCATAATAGTACTATTGCCCTGAATACAACGGTTACAGGAGGTTCAGCTATTACATGGTACGGATGGTATGATAGGACAGAAGATGTCTCGAATACAGTACAATTTGCTCCCGGTCCTCTTTCTGCCAATGTAATATACAATCCGGATCCTTCCGAAGCGGGAGATGTGACGAAGCTGTACGTAAGGGTATACGACCGGGTGTGTGGGTATGTTGCCGATACAATAAGGATACGGGTATTTCCGCTTCCAACCGATATGGGTCTCGAGCTGGTAGAACAGCCGGTTACTTTCCAGGAAATGTGCGAAGACACAGTTTATATTCTCAAAGTAAAGGCAACCGATATAGGTGATTTAAGCAATATAAAAGTTCGACTTGATGATGTAAATGCAACAGGTATAGCTATTAAAGATGCTGATGTAAAATATCCTTATGTCTCGGGTGCCTGGGAAACTATGGATATAATTGATTCCGATGTTACAGGCGTAACCTGGTCGATTGACAATCTGTTGCCTTCCGGGGATTCTTTGCAGGTGCGAATTACAGTGGCTGCCGAATGCGGTTTTTTCAGTGGAACGAATGTCGACTTCTATCTCGATGCTACCAGCTCCTGTGGTGATGACCTGCCCCAAAAAGTTATTTCTTCGGATCCGTTTTTTACAAAGCAGGATATCTCCCAGTTGAACACATATGATGTGACCAGTACATTCAATACAGGGATAATAACCAACCAAACGGGAGATACCGTTACATGGCGCTTGCAGGCAGTAGTGCATGGAATACAGCAGACGGATGAAGATAAAGAAACCTTTGTAGCACTCGTTCCTGCAGGTTTGACACCTGTTCCTGACAGTTACAATCCGGTACAAAATGCTCCTGACAGAACATCATTGTCATATATTGATGATGAATTCGGGATAGAATTCGGTCTTCCTATGGTTTCAGGCCTTGTAGAGGGTGATGTTATTATTGCGGAATTTAAATTTCTTGCTACCGGAGCACCTTGTGGAACATATGATTTTTACAGTGAAGTGGTTTTTACCGATTCCATTGATTGTGGAGCAGATAGATGTACCTTCAATTCAACACGTGGCGGTGTTTATCCCACATTAACCGTAGAACGTTACCAGTTCAGCCTGGCCGATAGTATTTATGGAAGGACCATAGATAATTTGTGGTACGGAAATATTCATGTAGAACTGGAAACACAGTTTTTTGCAGGAGATTCTGTTACTATAGATTTTTATATTGACAGGGATAATGATGGTATACTTTCTTCTGCCGATACTTTGGTACGTACTATATATGATGTGACAAGAAACTTATCTCCCGGTGAAATTTTTGGCGTCAATTTCGATAGTGTCTATATAGAACAGGAGAAGCCCTTGCTGGTCGAAATACATGGAGATGCTTTGTGCGAGCCGTTTATTTTTCCTGTAGCTACGCTGATGGGTGTTGATACTCTTTGCCGGCTGGATACAACCTTATATTACACCACCTCAGGTATGTCCAATTACAAGTGGGATGTAATTACTCCCGATGGTATTTCAGGGGCTACACCGGTACGTATCCCTCTGGAAGGTTCTTCGGAAACAAATTACATCAATGAAAATGTAGCAAGGATTGTCTGGAAAAAAGCAGGCGATTATACTGTCTGGGCACAATACAGTTTACCTGCAGGCCCGCTGCGGGAAATAGACCGTACATTCTTTCCTATAAAGGTAAACGAACGTCCTGTGGTTGCTTTAACCGGTAGTCATGATACTACAATCTGTATTGGTGCACAGGTGGAACTGGGGCAATTTTTCACTGAAACTACAGGTGTAGGGAAACTCTTATTCTATAGGGTGGAAAGTGATGGCAATCTGACATTCCTTTCCGACCAGCTTCCTTTGTACGTCAATCCGGTAGATACGGCTTTATATAGAGTGACAGCCATTGCAGGCCCGTCAGGTTGTGAGGCGGAAAACTTCATTGATTTTTATGTCAATGTAAACAGGATGCCGCATATTTGGTCTGTCAATGTTAATGAACAGCCCGGATGCGGAACGAATACAGGTAGCATAAAAGTTTACGTAACAGGTGGCAGCAGCAATTATGCATATAGTCTTAATGGAACTACTTATACGGACTTGCCTGCAGATGGTATTATCGGGAATTTACAGGCAGGCGACTATCATTTGTATGTGCGGAATAGGAATTGGGGCGGATGTCCTGTTTCCATAAGTGAATCTGTTAGCCTTAGTCCTTCGAACAGCGGACTGCATGCTTCGGCATTGGTGACAGATGCGTCTTCCTGTACGACGACTGACGGTACCATACAATTAACCGTTAACGGAGGTATACCGCCTTACCGATACAGGGTAAACGATGGTAGTTATGTATCTCTCCCAGCCGATGGTATCATCGGAACCGGATTTGCTGCCGGTGAATATACCATCAGGGTTCTCGATGTCACCAATTGTGCCACTACACCCGGAATTGTCCAGGTGAAAGCTTCATCAGGAATAAATCTTGTCCTGAACCAGCAAACCGCAGCAGCCTGTACTGCCGATGGCCTGATGGACATCGTGCTTTCCGGCGGGACGCCGCCTTATTCTTATCGTCCGGGTGGAGAAGGATGGGTGCCTATGGACGGAATATCCGAAACTATTCTGCTGCCTGCAGGTACTTATAAGATCTTTGCCAAAGATGCCAATGGATGTGAAACTTCGGCAACCGGTACATTAGCCGGTACAAACGGACTTTCTGCCGATCTAATAGAGACGGTAAATGTACCGTGCAATGGTAACGGAACAGGAAGCATCCGTTTAAATATCAGCGGAACAGGACCTTTAAAATATAGTCTGGATGGAGGATTGACACAATTGCCCGCTGCCTCCGGCGAATTTATGATACCGGATTTACCAGTAGGTATTTATCAGGTATTGATTTTTGATGCCAACGGATGTCAATTCAGGTTTGAAAGTATACATATAGGTAAGGATCCGGATTTTGCCCAGGCTGTTGACAATCGTGTATATACATACATGAACCAAAGCGTAAAGGGACAACTCAGTTATGACGATTATGACTTCAACCAGCAGGCACTGACAGTTAATGGTTATTCCCGGGCCCGTAACGGTGATATTTTGATTACTCCAAGCGGCAGTTTTGAGTATACTCCTTATACCGATTATGTAGGTAAAGACAGCGTACAGTATTCTATTGCCAACATTTGCGGCTTCCAAAGTACTGCATGGCTTTTCATCAATATTCTTTCCGTGAATGATACAGTCAATCGTCCGCCTATAGCTTTGGATGATGATTATGTGATAAAGATGGGACAATCCCTGTTGAATTTTGACGTAACCACAAATGATTATGATCCGGATGGCGACCCACTAACTACTCCGGTTGTTATGGTCCAGGTATTAAGAGGTCGTTTGACGCAGAACGGGGACGGCACCTTTAATTATTCCCCCAATGCGAATTTTACGGGAGTGGATATTTTCACCTACAGGATCTGCGACTCCAAAGAAACATGCAGTACCGCGCAGGTACATATTACCGTATTGCCTGTTGAGGTATTTGATAACCAGATCGTCGCATTACCCGACGCCTATTCGGTAATGAAATTCGATACACTAAAAGTCCTGGACGTATCGGTTGGAATTTTAAACAATGATATATACCCTGAAAATTCTATTCCAACAATAACCATAACAGATTCAACAGCTTTCGGAAAACTGGAGATGAACCACTCTGACGGGACTTTTGTGTATACACCCAATAAAGATTATTCAGGATTCGACGGTTTCAGTTATGCGTTATGTACAAACACTTCAGCAAAATGTGATACGGCCAGGGTGAGTATTTTCATTATGGAACGGGATTGCCAGGTCACTTATTTGATAGAAGATACCATATCGCTCTGCAGTAATGATTCTGTTAACGTAGCAGCCTTAATTCTACCGGGCAGCCTGAATGTCGACACCATCGCATTCTTTGCCGATCGTTTGCACCATACACCTGTTACTGAAGAATACATTAAAACAGCAGGGGATTATTATATCAGGATAACCAGTATCTTTGGTTGCAATGTGTCCGATTCGGTTTATATAAAAGTAATTCCAGGCCCACAACCCGTTATCAGTACGGGTTCGGATAATGCCTGTACAGATGACCGGGTCTTATTTATTACCGGAGATAATTTCAAGTCTTATCAATGGAACATCGTTTCAGGTTCAGGAGGCATTATGGATGGAACAGGAACGACTAATACCGAATATTTCACATGGAGTGTGGAAGGGATAAAAGAGGTTTCAGTAACAGTAACTGCAGATAATAACTGCATGGGAACATCTATTAAAACGATTGAGATTGTTCCGCGGTCAGAAACAGGACCCTTGTATAGGGTTCCGAACAGATAA
- the gap gene encoding type I glyceraldehyde-3-phosphate dehydrogenase has protein sequence MNTIKIGINGFGRIGRLVFRAAQNYGNIEIVGINDLISVEYMAYMLKYDTVHGHFDGSIEVRNGNLLVNGKMIRITSEKNPEDLKWNEIDAEYVIESTGIFLTREKAQAHIKAGAKRVVMSGPPKDDTPMFVMGVNENKYKGEAFVSNASCTTNCVAPLMKVIHEKFGVLEALMTSIHATTASQRPVDSPSMKDWRGGRAASGNIIPSSTGAAKAVGKVIPELSGKITGLSFRVPVLDVSVADITCRLEKPASYDEICKVIKKASENELKGILGYTEDEVVSTDFIGETKTSVFDAKAGISLSPTFVKLVSWYDNEYGFSNKILDLVVHMDTVK, from the coding sequence ATGAATACAATTAAAATCGGAATTAACGGATTTGGACGAATTGGCCGTCTTGTTTTTCGTGCCGCCCAAAACTACGGGAACATAGAAATCGTCGGGATCAATGACTTAATCAGTGTTGAATACATGGCATACATGTTAAAATACGATACTGTCCATGGTCATTTCGATGGAAGTATTGAAGTCCGCAACGGAAATTTATTGGTGAACGGAAAAATGATCCGCATTACATCGGAAAAAAATCCGGAAGATTTGAAATGGAATGAAATTGATGCAGAATATGTTATTGAATCAACCGGAATATTCCTGACCCGGGAAAAAGCACAGGCTCATATCAAAGCGGGAGCTAAACGAGTGGTGATGTCCGGGCCCCCAAAAGACGATACGCCCATGTTCGTTATGGGTGTCAATGAAAATAAATACAAGGGAGAAGCTTTCGTATCCAATGCCTCATGTACGACTAACTGTGTTGCCCCTTTAATGAAAGTAATACATGAGAAATTCGGGGTTTTAGAAGCATTAATGACCTCAATACATGCGACAACAGCATCACAAAGACCTGTTGATAGTCCTTCCATGAAAGACTGGAGGGGTGGACGGGCTGCATCCGGTAATATCATCCCATCATCTACAGGAGCAGCAAAAGCCGTAGGAAAGGTGATACCTGAACTTTCAGGAAAGATTACAGGATTATCATTTAGAGTTCCCGTATTAGATGTGTCAGTTGCAGATATAACTTGCCGCCTTGAAAAGCCTGCCAGTTATGATGAGATATGTAAAGTCATAAAAAAAGCTTCTGAAAATGAGTTGAAAGGCATACTGGGTTATACGGAGGATGAGGTCGTTTCAACGGATTTTATCGGAGAAACAAAGACATCTGTATTTGACGCAAAAGCAGGCATTTCATTAAGCCCGACTTTTGTAAAATTAGTGAGCTGGTATGATAATGAATATGGATTCTCAAATAAAATCCTGGACCTTGTGGTACACATGGATACGGTAAAATAA
- a CDS encoding VOC family protein, producing MKSVEPYLIFNGNCEEAFTFYQSVFGGDMKIMRFRDMPEKDKKNVPQADMDRVVHVLLPVSKAVSLMGSDSLSSMKMKTGDNVALTLNVESRTEAEQIFGKLSGGGKVTMPLGKTFWAELYGMVTDRFGINWMVNYYI from the coding sequence ATGAAAAGCGTAGAACCTTATTTGATTTTTAACGGAAATTGCGAAGAAGCATTTACATTTTACCAATCAGTTTTTGGTGGCGATATGAAAATAATGAGATTTCGCGATATGCCGGAAAAAGATAAGAAAAATGTTCCACAGGCAGATATGGACCGGGTTGTACATGTTCTGCTACCTGTCAGCAAAGCCGTGTCGTTGATGGGATCCGATTCACTATCGTCAATGAAAATGAAAACCGGCGATAATGTTGCACTCACCCTGAATGTCGAAAGCAGAACTGAAGCCGAACAGATCTTCGGGAAACTTTCCGGGGGAGGAAAAGTGACCATGCCGCTGGGAAAAACATTCTGGGCGGAATTGTATGGAATGGTTACCGACCGGTTTGGTATCAACTGGATGGTCAATTATTACATATAG
- a CDS encoding DJ-1/PfpI family protein — MKEKNHVKHIVILVHPYSTLLNVSAPVEVFQTAINNMDRVENNVNFSYRIHVVSAQKSRKVEMNPGISMNCESSFKTITYPIDTLIVAGAPRKNKLKRDVLIWLREQADSVRRICSMCAGAFILAEAGVLKGKNAVTHWQLCEEMACTYPETTVNMDAIFVKDGNVYTSAGVTAGLDLALALVEEDLGRIFALLVAKIMVLFLKRPGNQTQYSTILEYQKTDHQPVNEITNWIYNHLHEDITVEKLAEISLMSPRNFARVFVRELNITPIKYVEKLRIEAACRHLTETQLTIDEVAHLSGLKNSINMNRIFLKTFNTTPSQYRKNFSSSLAS; from the coding sequence ATGAAAGAAAAGAATCACGTAAAGCATATTGTAATATTGGTTCATCCATATTCGACTTTATTGAATGTATCTGCACCTGTAGAAGTGTTTCAAACGGCAATAAATAACATGGATAGAGTTGAAAACAACGTAAATTTTTCATACCGGATCCATGTTGTATCTGCTCAAAAAAGTAGAAAAGTTGAAATGAATCCGGGAATATCCATGAATTGTGAGAGTTCTTTCAAAACAATTACTTATCCGATAGATACTCTTATCGTAGCAGGAGCACCAAGGAAAAACAAATTAAAACGGGATGTATTAATCTGGCTAAGAGAGCAAGCAGATAGCGTACGTCGTATTTGTTCCATGTGCGCAGGTGCTTTTATTTTGGCAGAAGCCGGGGTCCTAAAGGGGAAAAACGCCGTAACCCATTGGCAACTTTGCGAGGAGATGGCCTGTACATATCCTGAAACGACAGTGAATATGGATGCCATTTTTGTTAAAGATGGAAATGTATATACCTCGGCAGGTGTTACTGCAGGTTTGGATCTGGCATTAGCTTTGGTAGAGGAAGACCTGGGGAGAATATTTGCTCTCCTGGTTGCAAAAATAATGGTGCTTTTTCTGAAACGACCGGGAAACCAGACACAGTACAGCACTATACTTGAATATCAGAAGACGGATCATCAACCTGTAAATGAAATTACAAACTGGATATATAACCACCTGCATGAAGATATTACTGTAGAAAAACTGGCAGAGATCTCCTTAATGAGTCCCCGTAATTTTGCCCGGGTATTTGTCCGGGAGTTAAACATAACACCTATCAAATATGTCGAAAAACTGAGAATTGAAGCAGCTTGCCGCCATTTAACGGAAACACAATTGACCATCGATGAGGTCGCGCACTTATCGGGATTGAAAAATTCAATAAATATGAACCGGATATTTTTAAAAACCTTTAATACTACTCCATCACAATACAGGAAAAACTTTAGTTCATCCCTTGCTTCGTAA
- a CDS encoding GNAT family N-acetyltransferase: protein MVYIETPRLLLRDWKEEDILPFARINSDSHVMRYFPKPLTEKESLDFYLRICDEFIQHGYGLYALEKKEDGAFIGYTGFHRISFDVDFAPGVEIGWRIRYEDWNNGYATEAAKACILYAKEQLPFKTVWSFTSLPNKSSERVMQKIGMAKTKEFPHPAVPDHHPLKEHVLYKIEI from the coding sequence ATGGTATATATCGAAACTCCTCGTCTATTATTACGGGACTGGAAAGAAGAGGACATTCTGCCTTTTGCCCGTATCAACAGCGATTCTCATGTGATGAGATATTTCCCGAAACCGTTAACGGAAAAAGAATCTTTGGATTTTTATCTAAGGATATGTGACGAATTCATTCAGCATGGCTACGGACTGTATGCACTTGAAAAAAAAGAAGATGGAGCATTCATAGGATATACGGGTTTCCACAGGATTTCTTTTGATGTTGATTTTGCTCCGGGCGTTGAGATCGGGTGGCGCATCCGGTATGAAGATTGGAATAACGGTTATGCAACGGAAGCAGCTAAAGCCTGCATTTTATATGCGAAAGAGCAACTACCGTTCAAGACGGTTTGGTCATTCACTTCACTTCCGAATAAAAGTTCAGAAAGGGTAATGCAGAAAATAGGGATGGCGAAAACAAAAGAATTTCCACATCCGGCCGTGCCTGATCATCACCCTTTAAAAGAACATGTCCTTTACAAGATAGAAATATAA